From Streptomyces fungicidicus, one genomic window encodes:
- the gnd gene encoding phosphogluconate dehydrogenase (NAD(+)-dependent, decarboxylating), which translates to MELGLVGLGKMGGNMRERIRRAGHTVFGYDRNPDLADVHSLQELVGKLSGPRVVWVMVPAGGPTQSTVDELAELLEPGDVVVDGGNSRWTDDEKHAEQLAAKGIGFVDCGVSGGVWGLENGYALMYGGDKENVAKVQPIFDALRPEGDFGSVHAGKVGAGHFAKMVHNGIEYAMMQAYAEGWELLEKVDSVTDVREVFRSWQEGTVIRSWLLDLAVNALDEDEHLDGLRGYAQDSGEGRWTVEAAIDNAVPLPAITASLFARFASRQEDSPQMKMIAALRNQFGGHAVEKK; encoded by the coding sequence ATGGAGCTCGGTCTCGTCGGCCTCGGCAAGATGGGCGGCAACATGCGCGAGCGGATTCGCCGCGCGGGTCACACCGTCTTCGGATACGACCGCAACCCGGACCTCGCCGACGTCCACAGCCTGCAGGAGCTTGTGGGCAAGCTCAGCGGCCCGCGTGTGGTGTGGGTGATGGTTCCGGCGGGCGGGCCGACCCAGTCCACCGTCGACGAGCTCGCCGAGCTGCTCGAGCCGGGTGACGTCGTGGTGGACGGCGGCAACTCCCGCTGGACGGACGACGAAAAGCACGCCGAGCAGCTGGCGGCCAAGGGCATCGGCTTCGTCGACTGCGGCGTCTCCGGCGGTGTCTGGGGCCTGGAGAACGGCTACGCGCTGATGTACGGCGGCGACAAGGAGAACGTCGCCAAGGTGCAGCCGATATTCGACGCCCTCCGGCCGGAGGGCGACTTCGGCTCGGTGCACGCGGGCAAGGTCGGCGCGGGCCACTTCGCGAAGATGGTCCACAACGGCATCGAGTACGCCATGATGCAGGCCTACGCCGAGGGCTGGGAGCTGCTGGAGAAGGTCGACTCGGTGACCGACGTCCGGGAGGTGTTCCGCTCCTGGCAGGAGGGCACCGTCATCCGCTCCTGGCTGCTCGACCTCGCGGTCAACGCCCTCGACGAGGACGAGCACTTGGACGGGCTCCGGGGTTATGCACAGGACTCCGGTGAGGGACGCTGGACTGTGGAGGCCGCCATCGACAACGCGGTCCCGCTGCCGGCGATCACCGCCTCGCTGTTCGCGCGGTTCGCCTCCCGTCAGGAGGACTCGCCGCAGATGAAGATGATCGCGGCGCTGCGGAACCAGTTCGGCGGCCACGCGGTCGAGAAGAAGTAA
- the recF gene encoding DNA replication/repair protein RecF (All proteins in this family for which functions are known are DNA-binding proteins that assist the filamentation of RecA onto DNA for the initiation of recombination or recombinational repair.) produces MHVTHLSLADFRSYPRVEVPLGPGVTAFVGPNGQGKTNLVEAVGYLATLGSHRVSSDAPLVRMGADRAIVRAQVRQGERQQLVELELNPGRANRARINRSSQVRPRDVLGIVRTVLFAPEDLALIKGDPGERRRFLDELITARSPRMAGVRSDYDRVLKQRNTLLKSAALARRHGGRTLDLSTLDVWDQHLAHAGAELLARRLDLIGALQPLADKAYEQLAPGGGPLTLEYKPSAPGEADTREDLFEQLMAALAEARKQEIERGVTLVGPHRDDLLLKLGRLPAKGYASHGESWSYALALRLASYDLLRAEGNEPVLVLDDVFAELDTRRRERLAELVAPGEQVLVTAAVDDDVPHVLAGTRFTVAEGTVERV; encoded by the coding sequence ATGCACGTCACGCATCTGTCGCTGGCCGACTTCCGGTCCTATCCCCGGGTCGAGGTCCCGCTCGGCCCGGGGGTGACGGCCTTCGTCGGGCCCAACGGGCAGGGCAAGACGAACCTGGTCGAGGCGGTCGGCTATCTCGCCACCCTCGGCAGCCACCGCGTCTCCTCCGACGCGCCCCTGGTCCGCATGGGCGCCGACCGCGCGATCGTCCGGGCCCAGGTCCGGCAGGGCGAGCGGCAGCAGTTGGTCGAGCTGGAGCTGAACCCGGGCCGCGCCAACCGCGCCCGCATCAACAGGTCCTCGCAGGTCAGGCCGAGGGACGTGCTGGGCATCGTGCGCACGGTGCTGTTCGCGCCGGAGGACCTCGCCCTGATCAAGGGCGACCCCGGTGAGCGGCGCCGGTTCCTGGACGAGCTGATCACCGCGCGCTCCCCGCGCATGGCCGGTGTGCGGTCGGACTACGACCGGGTGCTCAAGCAGCGCAACACCCTGCTGAAGTCGGCCGCGCTGGCCCGCCGGCACGGCGGCCGCACCCTGGACCTGTCCACCCTCGACGTCTGGGACCAGCACCTCGCGCACGCGGGCGCCGAGCTGCTGGCGCGGCGGCTCGACCTGATCGGCGCGCTCCAGCCGCTGGCCGACAAGGCGTACGAGCAGCTCGCGCCCGGCGGGGGGCCGCTCACCCTGGAGTACAAGCCGTCCGCGCCCGGCGAGGCCGACACCCGCGAGGACCTGTTCGAGCAGCTGATGGCGGCCCTGGCGGAGGCGCGCAAGCAGGAGATCGAGCGGGGCGTCACCCTGGTCGGCCCGCACCGCGACGACCTGCTGCTCAAGCTGGGCCGGCTGCCCGCCAAGGGCTACGCCTCCCACGGCGAGTCCTGGTCGTACGCGCTGGCGCTGCGGCTGGCCTCCTACGACCTGCTGCGCGCCGAGGGCAACGAGCCGGTCCTGGTGCTCGACGACGTCTTCGCCGAGCTGGACACGCGGCGCCGCGAGCGCCTGGCCGAGCTGGTCGCCCCGGGCGAGCAGGTGCTGGTCACCGCGGCCGTGGACGACGACGTACCCCATGTGCTGGCGGGTACGCGGTTCACCGTGGCCGAGGGGACGGTGGAGCGCGTATGA
- a CDS encoding DUF721 domain-containing protein — translation MSERDSTGGGAGKAPEPSGVDLARVALRAAREAARARGDAAQQRKQARRGGLRSGARADRRDPMALGSAISRLLTERGWEAPAAVGGVMGRWPEIVGEDVAKHCEPERYDEGERVLVVRCDSTAWATNLRLLAPTLVARLNEDLGHGTVRLIKVVGPGGPARRFGPLRAPGSVGPGDTYG, via the coding sequence ATGAGCGAGCGGGACTCGACGGGAGGCGGCGCCGGGAAGGCCCCCGAGCCCTCCGGTGTCGATCTCGCGCGGGTGGCGCTGCGCGCGGCCAGGGAAGCGGCTCGCGCGCGCGGGGACGCGGCCCAGCAGCGGAAGCAGGCGCGGCGCGGTGGACTGCGGTCCGGAGCGCGGGCCGACCGGCGTGACCCGATGGCGCTCGGCTCGGCGATCAGCCGACTGCTCACCGAGCGCGGCTGGGAGGCCCCGGCCGCCGTGGGCGGGGTGATGGGGCGCTGGCCGGAGATCGTCGGCGAGGACGTGGCCAAGCACTGCGAGCCGGAACGGTACGACGAGGGCGAGCGGGTGCTGGTGGTGCGCTGCGACTCCACGGCGTGGGCGACGAATCTGCGCCTGCTCGCGCCGACCCTGGTCGCGCGTCTCAACGAGGACCTCGGGCACGGCACGGTGCGGCTGATCAAGGTCGTCGGCCCCGGCGGCCCGGCCCGTCGTTTCGGGCCGCTGCGGGCTCCCGGAAGCGTGGGTCCCGGCGACACATACGGGTGA